In Tachysurus vachellii isolate PV-2020 chromosome 3, HZAU_Pvac_v1, whole genome shotgun sequence, one genomic interval encodes:
- the si:dkeyp-72h1.1 gene encoding protein LBH has protein sequence MTEVMNTCEAAVGDYSASGDQKIGFQIFPESHERYPKLSKRLPSIVVEPSETGDVESGELRWPPDDLSPTDETRDPPAQKAGEEPTAEVEEAGRVAAN, from the exons ATGACAGAAGTAATGAACACCTGTGAAGCGGCTGTGGGGGACTACAGTGCATCTGGAGACCAGAAGATCGGCTTTCAG ATTTTCCCAGAATCGCACGAGCGATACCCCAAGCTATCCAAGCGCTTGCCATCCATCGTGGTGGAGCCCTCTGAGACTGGAGATGTGGAGAGCGGAGAGTTGCGATGGCCTCCTGATGACTTGAGCCCTACAGATGAAACCAGAGATCCTCCAGCACAGAAAGCAG gtGAGGAACCGACAGCAGAGGTGGAGGAAGCTGGTAGAGTCGCAGCGAACTGA